One region of Gopherus evgoodei ecotype Sinaloan lineage chromosome 16, rGopEvg1_v1.p, whole genome shotgun sequence genomic DNA includes:
- the LOC115636173 gene encoding 14 kDa phosphohistidine phosphatase-like — protein MAAEQLGGISSVDIDPDGVFKYVLIRVRPAGGQGPARDIVRGHAWAEYHADIYEKTAAEIKKQGYDCECLGGGRISHQSKEKKIHVYGYSVGFGRAKHSVSTKILKDKYPDYAVTWADEGY, from the exons ATGGCGGCGGAGCAGTTGGGCGGTATCTCTAGCGTGGACATCGACCCCGACGGCGTCTTCAAGTACGTGCTGATCCGCGTGCGGCCGGCGGGGGGCCAGGGGCCCGCCAGGGACATCGTGCGGGGCCACGCCTGGGCCGAGTACCAtg CTGATATTTATGAGAAGACTGCGGCAGAAATCAAGAAGCAAGGCTACGACTGCGAGTGCTTGGGTGGGGGCAGGATCTCCCACCAGAGCAAGGAGAAGAAGATCCACGTTTATGGATATTCTGTG GGCTTTGGTCGAGCAAAACACTCTGTGTCCACAAAGATCCTGAAAGACAAGTATCCAGACTATGCGGTCACCTGGGCTGATGAAGGCTATTGA